From the Candidatus Korarchaeota archaeon NZ13-K genome, the window CGCTGTTATGGAGACGGACCTCGCATAGCTCCTCTCAGCCAGCTCCCTCGCGACCCTGACTATCTCCCCCGGCTCCACGTCCACGCCCGTGATGGAAACTATGGAGTAACCTAGCGTCGCGGGATCCAGCTTCACCGTGAAGCCCCTTATAACTCCAAGCCTCTCGAGCCTCCTCACCCTCTTCCTGACGGCCACATCGCTTATCCCAAGGCTCTCAGCTATCCTCCTGAAGGAGACCCTTCCATCCCTTACTATCATCTCTATTATCTGCCTGTCCCTCTCGTCCAGCCTCAGCCTCCTTATGTTCCCTCCTTCCATGCGCGGGACCTTCCCCACTAACCTAAAAATATTTCACCGAATGGGCCCGCGGGGTGGTGCGATTACAGGCCCTCGAGGACTGTCTTGAAGAAGTCGTGGTGCTCCT encodes:
- a CDS encoding Lrp/AsnC family transcriptional regulator, which encodes MEGGNIRRLRLDERDRQIIEMIVRDGRVSFRRIAESLGISDVAVRKRVRRLERLGVIRGFTVKLDPATLGYSIVSITGVDVEPGEIVRVARELAERSYARSVSITAGDHAIIVELWARNEEEMERILREIREMRGVTRVCPAMITQRIKENCF